One genomic segment of Anguilla anguilla isolate fAngAng1 chromosome 2, fAngAng1.pri, whole genome shotgun sequence includes these proteins:
- the LOC118221305 gene encoding phenylethanolamine N-methyltransferase, producing the protein MDGGRGEDMDQRSRDGVAAMARCYQDFDPKAYLQYNYTPPRADFTRSDSIVPWKLGCLHRAFTEGDVGGETLVDVGSGPTLYQVLSGCELFGRVVLTDFLEVNRRELRRWLRDEEGSFDWTPYLKHVCKLEGRGPTAWREKAARLRSVVTEILPIDVHRPSPLPPGSLPPPGADCLVSSFCLESVSPDLASFRRALGHLSALLKPGGHLLLIGALGESYYMAGPGVRIPVVPLDEAQVCSGLRDNGYALAHLSTYTLPPDMRVGVDDVSGIFFAKAKKMV; encoded by the exons atggacggaggaagaggggaggacATGGATCAACGCTCGAGGGACGGCGTGGCTGCCATGGCGCGCTGCTACCAGGACTTCGACCCCAAAGCGTACCTGCAGTACAACTACACGCCCCCGCGCGCGGACTTCACCCGCTCCGACAGCATCGTGCCCTGGAAGCTGGGCTGCCTGCACAGGGCTTTCACTGAAG GCGACGTTGGCGGGGAGACTCTGGTGGACGTGGGGTCGGGTCCCACCCTGTACCAGGTCCTGAGCGGCTGCGAGCTCTTCGGCCGCGTGGTGCTGACCGACTTCCTGGAGGTGAACCGCAGGGAGCTGAGGCGCTGGCTCCGGGACGAGGAGGGCAGTTTCGACTGGACCCCCTACCTGAAGCACGTCTGCAAGCTGGAGGGACGCGG tcccacgGCTTGGCGGGAGAAGGCTGCGCGGCTGCGCTCGGTGGTGACAGAGATCCTGCCCATCGACGTGCACCGGCCGTCCCCCCTGCCGCCCGGCTCCCTGCCGCCCCCCGGGGCCGACTGCCTGGTGTCCTCCTTCTGCCTGGAGAGCGTGAGCCCGGACCTGGCCTCCTTCCGCCGGGCCCTGGGCCACCTGTCGGCCCTGCTCAAGCCCGGGGGCCACCTCCTGCTCATCGGGGCCCTCGGGGAGAGCTACTACATGGCGGGGCCCGGGGTCCGCATACCCGTGGTGCCGCTGGACGAGGCGCAGGTGTGCTCCGGTCTCCGGGACAACGGCTACGCCCTGGCCCACCTCAGCACCTACACCCTGCCCCCGGACATGAGGGTGGGCGTGGACGACGTCAGCGGCATCTTCTTCGCCAAGGCCAAGAAAATGGTGTGA